From the genome of Longispora fulva:
GAGAGCCCGGACGGGTCGACGGCGGTGCAGTTCTCCACCGCCGATCCGGTGCTCAGGGACACGCTGACGATCCTGTTCCGACGGACGTGACCTAGCCACGAGAAAGGGCCCCGGGTGATCACCCGGGGCCCTTTCTCGTCGCGGTCTAGACGAAGAACATCGTGAACGGCGCCCAGGGCAGGTTCCTCAGGACCGAGAACACGCCCCATGCGACGAGGAACATCGCGATGACCTGGGGTTGGATGTTCAGCATCGGGATCCTCGTCCGGAACACCCGGTTGGCCGACCAGGCCACGAACATGTAGGCCAGGAACGGCAGCGCGAACAGGACCACGATGTGGTTGCGGGCCGCCTCGGGCAGGTTCCCGTGCAGCACATACCACATCGCGCGGGTGCCGCCGCAGCCCGGGCAGTCGAAGCCGGTCAGCAGCTTCATCGCGCAGCTCGGCGTCGCGCCGGCCTGGGCGGCCGCCGGGTCCACCGCGAGGGTGTAGGCCACGCCGCCGCCGATGCAGGCGAGCGCCGCCAACGGGGCGAGCCACGGGGGCTTCTCGACGATCCGGGTCATGAACCGGGTGAACCGGCCCGGTTCGGGCAGCGGATAAGGATACGGGACGTGTCCGCCCACGGGCTCCGCCATGACACCAGCACCTTCTTCATCTCAGTCGACATTGACACGGTACCGCGTGCGGCGGAAACGTGTCGGGCGCTCCCAGAACGGTCACCGACAGTCAGGCATCCGACACTCTCTATATCGAACATCCTTCATATGCTGCCGGAATGATGCTCCGTCGCCTGCTCACGGCCGCCGGCCTCGTCGCGGCCACCCTCGTCCCGGGTCCGCCTGCGACCGCCGCGACGTTGCCGAGCGGCTTCGTCGAGCAGATCGTGTTCACCGGCCTGAGCCAGCCCACCAATGTCGAGTTCGCGCCGGACGGGCGGATCTTCGTCGCCCAGAAGTACGGCGTCATCAAGGTGTACGACTCGCTCACCGACCCGACCCCCGACACGTTCGCCGACCTGTCTACCCAGGTGTACTCGGCCTGGGACCGGGGCCTGCTCGGCATGGCGCTCGCCCCGAACTTCCCGGCCGACCCGTACGTCTACGTGCTCTACACCTACGACGCCAAGCCCGGCGGCACCGCGCCCACCTGGGGCGACGCCTGCCCGAACCCGCCAGGGGAGACCGCGGACGGCTGCGTGGTGACCGGCCGGCTGTCCCGGCTGAAGGCGGTCGGCAACCAGATGAGCGGTCCCGAGCAGGTGCTGGTGACCGACTGGTGCCAGCAGTACCCGAGCCACTCCGTCGGGGATCTGGTGTTCGGGGCCGACGGCGCGCTGTACGCCTCCGCCGGCGACGGGGCCAGCTTCAACTGGACCGACTGGGGCCAGGACGGCAACCCGGTCAACCCGTGCGGCGACCCCGGCGGCGCGAACCCGACCCCGCCGACCGCGGAGGGCGGGGCGCTGCGGTCCCAGGACGTCCGGACCACCGGGGACCCGACCGGGCTGAACGGCAGCGTGATCCGGATCGACCCGGCGACCGGGGCCGGGCTGCCCGGCAACCCGTACGCCTCCTCGACGGACGCCAACGCGCGGCGGATCTCCTCGTACGGGCTGCGCAACCCGTTCCGGCTGGCCGTACGGCCCGGCACCTCCGAGGTGTGGGCCGGCGACGTCGGCTGGAACACCTGGGAGGAGCTCGACCGGCTCGCCACGCCC
Proteins encoded in this window:
- a CDS encoding DUF2752 domain-containing protein, with protein sequence MAEPVGGHVPYPYPLPEPGRFTRFMTRIVEKPPWLAPLAALACIGGGVAYTLAVDPAAAQAGATPSCAMKLLTGFDCPGCGGTRAMWYVLHGNLPEAARNHIVVLFALPFLAYMFVAWSANRVFRTRIPMLNIQPQVIAMFLVAWGVFSVLRNLPWAPFTMFFV